One window from the genome of Paraclostridium sordellii encodes:
- a CDS encoding TetR/AcrR family transcriptional regulator, with translation MNKTFENLSEEKKLRIINSAIEEFANKGYKRATVDNIVSKAGISKGSIFQYFKNKERLYLYICDYQIKIITDEVFKQKENNGNDFFKLYKQAARVKFEILKKNPYIFKFFKTLYSDDSQVAQKWLENILKNKDQLVLNFIGDYDKSKFRDDIDIDMAIKTIELTFDGLSMKWMDKLSYENYESDLKSLFEEVENYINFYKKLYYKGEN, from the coding sequence TTGAATAAGACATTTGAAAATCTAAGCGAAGAAAAGAAATTAAGAATAATAAATTCAGCAATAGAAGAATTTGCAAACAAAGGCTATAAACGTGCAACAGTAGACAATATTGTATCAAAAGCAGGGATTTCAAAAGGCTCTATATTTCAATACTTTAAAAATAAAGAAAGATTATATCTATACATTTGTGATTATCAAATAAAAATAATTACAGATGAAGTATTTAAACAAAAAGAAAATAATGGAAATGACTTTTTTAAACTATACAAACAGGCAGCACGTGTTAAGTTTGAAATACTTAAAAAAAATCCATACATATTTAAATTCTTTAAAACACTATACTCAGATGATTCACAAGTAGCACAAAAATGGCTAGAAAATATACTTAAAAATAAAGATCAATTAGTATTAAACTTTATAGGAGATTATGACAAAAGTAAATTTAGAGATGACATAGACATTGATATGGCAATAAAGACTATAGAACTTACCTTTGATGGACTATCAATGAAGTGGATGGATAAGTTATCCTATGAAAATTATGAGAGCGATTTAAAAAGCTTATTTGAAGAAGTAGAAAATTATATAAACTTTTATAAAAAATTATACTATAAGGGAGAAAACTAA
- a CDS encoding ABC transporter ATP-binding protein: MFIKTSNLCKSYKTEDVETIALKNANISLDKGDIGVILGPSGSGKSTLMNILGGLDRGDSGQAIVDGVDILKLSDDELVEYRREKTGFIFQSYNLMPHLTVLENIEIIENISKSPLDINEVLQAVGLINKANRFPKELSGGEQQRVAIARAVIKNPAILFCDELTGALDYNSAIDVLSLIQEINRTFNTTILIITHNASISAMANKVYKFRSGEVSDFIINNNPVDAREVKW; encoded by the coding sequence ATGTTTATTAAAACTAGTAACCTATGTAAGTCATATAAAACTGAGGATGTAGAAACTATAGCATTAAAAAATGCAAATATTTCACTTGATAAAGGGGATATAGGGGTAATACTAGGTCCATCAGGAAGTGGTAAGTCTACCTTAATGAACATTCTTGGGGGATTAGATAGAGGAGATAGTGGTCAGGCAATTGTAGATGGAGTTGACATTTTAAAACTATCAGATGATGAATTAGTAGAATATAGACGCGAGAAAACAGGTTTTATATTTCAATCATATAACCTAATGCCTCATTTAACAGTACTAGAAAATATAGAAATAATAGAAAACATAAGTAAATCACCTCTTGATATTAATGAAGTACTTCAAGCAGTAGGCTTAATAAATAAAGCCAATAGGTTTCCCAAAGAACTATCTGGGGGAGAGCAACAGCGTGTTGCAATTGCCAGAGCTGTAATTAAAAATCCAGCAATACTATTTTGTGATGAATTAACAGGTGCACTAGATTACAATTCGGCAATAGATGTACTTTCTCTTATCCAAGAAATAAATAGAACGTTTAACACTACAATTTTAATAATTACACATAACGCTTCAATAAGTGCTATGGCAAATAAGGTTTATAAATTTAGAAGTGGCGAGGTGAGCGATTTTATCATTAACAACAACCCAGTTGATGCAAGGGAGGTTAAGTGGTAA
- a CDS encoding ABC transporter permease gives MKLNKSILRVMKENMGKYLGMLYMLILSVFLFVSLNLTAQNLRYNKDEYVTKNVQEDLEFYTLNKIDDISKIEEKFNLKMDETLVKDYKYDGKTLRLFTPNDKVNITAVLEGSMPKAGEIALDPQFAKANKLSIGDNYKIGDSSYKISGFIGIPNYAYILEKEGDIINNPKKFGIGILNEEDIKGATYLYSVKYNDKNKNVYDMSKPLKSYLNENGVNIIDWVYAKNNLKISVLDIEVMAISTYSIVLPTVILLITVVLISIVLGRMIKNDMAGIGTLYALGYRKKEIIRHYLNYPIILSLTGGVVGGVIGIIVQKYIFDLFLTFFPIPVEKLSYSPMYFILGIVLCVLFTVVGSYISINKILKASPVSLMKNEFKTKKVNIIERKINLKGFKFKTKFAIREQLRSIPRLAFLVIGVAIATIFLMYGFIAKCSMDYAINQDNNIFSYNYEYILKQPTTDKPPKDSEAISGTRFAIDSTLKDKFELMGVSENSDMVSLKNKDGSKISIDDDKFIITSKMAKEYKLDVGDKLSFINIMDDKKYSLTITDIAKSNTGDYVFTSLDNFNKMMGLKKGEHSAIISKSPINIDKDLLYMTNTPSNMKDMLADYMDLMETFIYAIAVVAFIIGIIIVYIIASISIDENKNNIALMKVFGYKKKEINSMMLNGSRIYVVIGYIIGVPIGYFIIDLIFKIFAELDIALEAKITLPYILIGFVIIALTFEISKAICSRKIEKIALSEALKTQKE, from the coding sequence ATGAAGCTAAACAAAAGCATACTACGTGTAATGAAAGAAAACATGGGAAAATACTTAGGAATGTTATATATGCTAATACTATCTGTGTTTTTATTTGTTTCACTAAACCTTACAGCTCAAAACTTAAGATATAACAAAGATGAATATGTAACAAAAAATGTTCAAGAAGACTTAGAGTTTTATACTTTAAATAAGATTGATGATATAAGTAAAATAGAAGAAAAATTTAATTTAAAAATGGATGAAACCCTTGTAAAAGATTATAAATATGATGGTAAAACATTAAGATTATTTACGCCAAATGACAAGGTAAATATTACAGCAGTTTTAGAAGGTTCTATGCCTAAAGCTGGAGAAATAGCCCTAGACCCACAGTTTGCTAAAGCAAATAAATTGAGTATTGGGGATAATTATAAGATAGGGGATTCTTCTTATAAAATATCAGGGTTCATTGGTATACCAAATTATGCTTATATCCTTGAAAAAGAAGGAGATATTATAAACAATCCAAAGAAATTTGGGATAGGAATATTAAATGAAGAAGATATTAAAGGAGCTACATATTTATATTCAGTAAAATATAATGATAAAAATAAAAATGTATATGATATGTCAAAACCTTTAAAAAGCTATTTAAATGAAAATGGAGTAAATATAATTGACTGGGTATATGCTAAAAATAATTTAAAAATATCAGTACTAGATATAGAAGTTATGGCAATAAGTACTTATTCAATTGTATTACCTACAGTAATATTATTAATAACAGTTGTATTAATAAGTATTGTTTTAGGAAGAATGATAAAAAATGATATGGCTGGAATTGGTACATTATATGCCTTAGGTTATAGAAAAAAAGAAATAATAAGGCATTACCTAAATTACCCTATAATACTTTCATTAACTGGAGGGGTAGTTGGAGGCGTGATTGGGATTATAGTACAAAAATATATCTTTGATTTATTTCTTACATTTTTCCCAATACCAGTAGAAAAATTATCATATAGCCCTATGTACTTTATATTAGGAATAGTTTTATGTGTATTATTTACTGTTGTAGGGAGCTATATATCTATTAACAAGATATTAAAGGCATCACCAGTATCATTAATGAAAAATGAATTTAAAACTAAAAAAGTAAATATAATTGAAAGAAAAATAAACTTAAAAGGATTTAAATTTAAAACAAAGTTTGCTATAAGAGAACAACTACGTTCAATACCTAGATTAGCATTTTTAGTAATAGGAGTAGCCATAGCTACAATATTTTTAATGTATGGATTTATTGCTAAATGTTCTATGGATTATGCTATAAATCAAGATAATAATATATTTAGCTACAACTATGAGTATATATTAAAACAACCTACAACAGATAAACCTCCTAAAGATTCAGAGGCGATATCAGGAACTAGATTTGCAATTGATAGTACTCTAAAAGATAAGTTTGAGCTAATGGGAGTAAGTGAAAACTCAGATATGGTTAGTTTGAAAAATAAAGATGGAAGCAAAATAAGTATTGATGATGATAAATTTATTATTACTTCTAAGATGGCAAAAGAATATAAATTAGATGTTGGAGATAAACTATCTTTTATTAATATAATGGATGATAAGAAATACTCTTTAACAATTACTGATATTGCTAAAAGTAATACTGGAGATTATGTGTTTACTTCTCTAGATAATTTTAATAAAATGATGGGACTTAAAAAAGGTGAGCATAGTGCAATTATATCAAAATCACCTATTAATATAGATAAAGACTTACTTTACATGACAAACACACCTAGTAATATGAAAGATATGTTAGCAGATTATATGGATTTAATGGAAACCTTTATATATGCAATAGCAGTTGTAGCCTTTATTATAGGAATAATTATCGTATATATAATAGCATCTATAAGTATAGATGAAAATAAAAACAATATAGCTTTAATGAAGGTATTTGGTTATAAGAAAAAAGAAATAAATTCAATGATGTTAAATGGTTCAAGGATTTATGTAGTAATTGGATATATTATAGGTGTTCCTATTGGGTACTTTATAATAGATTTGATATTTAAGATATTTGCTGAACTAGATATAGCATTAGAAGCTAAAATTACATTACCTTATATACTTATAGGTTTTGTTATAATAGCTTTAACTTTTGAAATATCTAAAGCAATATGTTCAAGAAAAATTGAGAAGATAGCTTTAAGTGAAGCTTTAAAAACACAAAAAGAGTAG
- a CDS encoding MarR family winged helix-turn-helix transcriptional regulator, with product MEIIDTLNLIRSTSLLRKNYANFVNKSLSNSDITLSEFAYLKEVVNCDGIAQDELIRNLSIDKAAATRIAQSLEKKEIIQRIRNENNKRFFNVFLTDKGHEYADFIKQTLNDFYNVLNNEVSSSDMKTFMTIFKKINSNFEE from the coding sequence TTGGAAATAATTGATACTTTAAATTTAATAAGAAGCACTTCTTTACTTAGAAAAAACTATGCTAACTTTGTTAATAAGTCGCTTTCTAACTCTGATATAACTTTATCAGAATTTGCATATTTAAAAGAGGTAGTTAACTGTGATGGAATAGCTCAAGATGAGCTTATTAGAAACCTTTCAATTGATAAAGCTGCTGCAACTAGAATTGCACAATCACTAGAGAAAAAAGAAATAATACAAAGAATTAGAAATGAAAATAATAAAAGGTTTTTCAATGTATTTTTAACTGATAAAGGACATGAATATGCTGATTTTATAAAACAAACTTTAAATGATTTTTATAATGTACTTAATAATGAGGTTAGTTCTTCTGATATGAAAACTTTCATGACTATTTTTAAAAAGATTAATAGTAATTTTGAAGAATAA